In Musa acuminata AAA Group cultivar baxijiao chromosome BXJ2-3, Cavendish_Baxijiao_AAA, whole genome shotgun sequence, the following proteins share a genomic window:
- the LOC103977507 gene encoding O-fucosyltransferase 7 isoform X3 yields MQRRTLRPSSVAVLRSVLICAIATVSLVALLDVHVSPSSTSSPFLAAYTLAKRHEIGYGSRRSELAWMQEMAPPQLSKSPTAFHQWDDTNQEASQESEKLWKPPSNHGGFVPCVKPTSSYSPPGESRGYLLVSTNGGLNQMRAGISDMVAIARIINATLVIPILDKSSFWQDSSNFSDVFDEDYFIHSLANDVKIMKKLPKEFAAATKSVKYFKSWSGIEYYRDKISQLWDYHKVIRAAKSDSRLANNNLPPDIQKLRCRAFYQALRFAPGIEGLGKLLVERMRSYGPFIALHLRYEKDMLAFSGCTYGLSASEADELTTIREIIPYWKVKDIDPMQQRSKGYCPLTPKEVGIFLSALGYPSNTPIYIAAGDIYGGDSHMVDLESHFPILMSKLPRKS; encoded by the exons ATGCAGAGGCGCACGTTGAGGCCGAGCAGCGTGGCCGTCCTGCGGTCGGTGCTGATATGCGCCATCGCCACCGTCTCCCTGGTGGCGCTGCTGGACGTGCACGTTtccccctcctccacctcctcgccCTTCCTCGCTGCTTACACGCTCGCCAAG AGACATGAGATTGGGTATGGAAGTCGGCGTTCTGAGCTCGCATGGATGCAAGAAATGGCTCCTCCTCAACTCTCCAAGTCGCCCACCGCATTCCATCAG TGGGATGATACCAACCAGGAGGCGTCGCAGGAATCGGAGAAGCTGTGGAAGCCTCCATCAAATCATGGTGGTTTCGTGCCTTGCGTTAAACCCACCTCATCGTACTCAC CTCCTGGAGAGTCACGAGGATACCTGTTAGTGAGCACCAATGGTGGGCTGAACCAGATGAGAGCAGGA ATATCTGACATGGTAGCCATCGCACGGATTATAAATGCCACTCTTGTGATTCCAATACTTGATAAGAGCTCATTTTGGCAAGATTCAAG CAATTTTTCAGATGTCTTTGATGAAGATTATTTCATACATTCTTTGGCAAATGATGTGAAAATCATGAAGAAACTACCAAAGGAGTTTGCTGCAGCTACCAAATCTGTGAAATATTTCAAAAGCTGGTCTGGGATAGAATATTACCGTGACAAGATATCTCAATTATGGGATTATCATAAG GTCATTCGTGCCGCGAAATCAGATTCTCGTCTTGCTAACAACAATTTGCCCCCCGACATACAGAAGCTTCGTTGCCGGGCTTTCTATCAGGCTCTTCGTTTTGCCCCTGGCATCGAAGGACTAGGAAAA TTATTGGTTGAGAGAATGAGATCATATGGTCCATTTATTGCTCTACACTTGCGGTATGAGAAGGACATGCTTGCTTTTAGTGGTTGCACATATGGTCTGAGTGCTTCTGAAGCTGATGAGCTGACAACAATTAG AGAAATTATACCATATTGGAAGGTGAAAGATATTGACCCCATGCAACAGAGATCAAAGGGCTATTGTCCCCTTACACCAAAAGAGGTTGGAATTTTCCTCTCTGCTTTAGGATATCCATCAAATACCCCAATATACATTGCAGCAGGTGACATTTACGGAGGTGATTCTCATATGGTTGATCTGGAATCCCATTTTCCCATACTAATGAGCAAG CTTCCTAGGAAAAGTTAG
- the LOC103977507 gene encoding O-fucosyltransferase 7 isoform X1 produces MQRRTLRPSSVAVLRSVLICAIATVSLVALLDVHVSPSSTSSPFLAAYTLAKRHEIGYGSRRSELAWMQEMAPPQLSKSPTAFHQWDDTNQEASQESEKLWKPPSNHGGFVPCVKPTSSYSPPGESRGYLLVSTNGGLNQMRAGISDMVAIARIINATLVIPILDKSSFWQDSSNFSDVFDEDYFIHSLANDVKIMKKLPKEFAAATKSVKYFKSWSGIEYYRDKISQLWDYHKVIRAAKSDSRLANNNLPPDIQKLRCRAFYQALRFAPGIEGLGKLLVERMRSYGPFIALHLRYEKDMLAFSGCTYGLSASEADELTTIREIIPYWKVKDIDPMQQRSKGYCPLTPKEVGIFLSALGYPSNTPIYIAAGDIYGGDSHMVDLESHFPILMSKEKLASADELEPFRPYAAQMAALDYIVSVESDVFVSSYLGNMARAVEGHRRFLGHRRTITPDRKALVHLFDKIERGSIKEGKKLSDMTSEIHKRRQGSPRKRKGPISGTRGKERFRSEEAFYENPLPDCLCRLESDVTSSQRP; encoded by the exons ATGCAGAGGCGCACGTTGAGGCCGAGCAGCGTGGCCGTCCTGCGGTCGGTGCTGATATGCGCCATCGCCACCGTCTCCCTGGTGGCGCTGCTGGACGTGCACGTTtccccctcctccacctcctcgccCTTCCTCGCTGCTTACACGCTCGCCAAG AGACATGAGATTGGGTATGGAAGTCGGCGTTCTGAGCTCGCATGGATGCAAGAAATGGCTCCTCCTCAACTCTCCAAGTCGCCCACCGCATTCCATCAG TGGGATGATACCAACCAGGAGGCGTCGCAGGAATCGGAGAAGCTGTGGAAGCCTCCATCAAATCATGGTGGTTTCGTGCCTTGCGTTAAACCCACCTCATCGTACTCAC CTCCTGGAGAGTCACGAGGATACCTGTTAGTGAGCACCAATGGTGGGCTGAACCAGATGAGAGCAGGA ATATCTGACATGGTAGCCATCGCACGGATTATAAATGCCACTCTTGTGATTCCAATACTTGATAAGAGCTCATTTTGGCAAGATTCAAG CAATTTTTCAGATGTCTTTGATGAAGATTATTTCATACATTCTTTGGCAAATGATGTGAAAATCATGAAGAAACTACCAAAGGAGTTTGCTGCAGCTACCAAATCTGTGAAATATTTCAAAAGCTGGTCTGGGATAGAATATTACCGTGACAAGATATCTCAATTATGGGATTATCATAAG GTCATTCGTGCCGCGAAATCAGATTCTCGTCTTGCTAACAACAATTTGCCCCCCGACATACAGAAGCTTCGTTGCCGGGCTTTCTATCAGGCTCTTCGTTTTGCCCCTGGCATCGAAGGACTAGGAAAA TTATTGGTTGAGAGAATGAGATCATATGGTCCATTTATTGCTCTACACTTGCGGTATGAGAAGGACATGCTTGCTTTTAGTGGTTGCACATATGGTCTGAGTGCTTCTGAAGCTGATGAGCTGACAACAATTAG AGAAATTATACCATATTGGAAGGTGAAAGATATTGACCCCATGCAACAGAGATCAAAGGGCTATTGTCCCCTTACACCAAAAGAGGTTGGAATTTTCCTCTCTGCTTTAGGATATCCATCAAATACCCCAATATACATTGCAGCAGGTGACATTTACGGAGGTGATTCTCATATGGTTGATCTGGAATCCCATTTTCCCATACTAATGAGCAAG GAAAAGTTAGCATCAGCAGATGAACTGGAACCATTCAGACCGTATGCAGCTCAAATGGCGGCGTTGGATTACATCGTCTCTGTGGAGAGTGATGTTTTCGTTTCATCGTACTTGGGAAACATGGCCAGGGCAGTCGAGGGCCACCGCCGTTTCTTGGGCCACAGAAGAACCATCACTCCTGATAG GAAGGCACTGGTTCATTTGTTTGATAAAATCGAGCGGGGATcgattaaagaaggaaaaaagctATCAGATATGACATCTGAAATCCATAAAAGACG ACAAGGGTCGCCTCGTAAGAGAAAAGGTCCCATCTCCGGAACCAGAGGAAAAGAGAGGTTTCGATCCGAGGAAGCGTTCTACGAGAACCCTCTTCCCGATTGTTTATGCCGGTTGGAATCAGATGTTACGAGTTCTCAGAGACCGTGA
- the LOC103977507 gene encoding O-fucosyltransferase 7 isoform X2, whose protein sequence is MQRRTLRPSSVAVLRSVLICAIATVSLVALLDVHVSPSSTSSPFLAAYTLAKRHEIGYGSRRSELAWMQEMAPPQLSKSPTAFHQWDDTNQEASQESEKLWKPPSNHGGFVPCVKPTSSYSPPGESRGYLLVSTNGGLNQMRAGISDMVAIARIINATLVIPILDKSSFWQDSSNFSDVFDEDYFIHSLANDVKIMKKLPKEFAAATKSVKYFKSWSGIEYYRDKISQLWDYHKVIRAAKSDSRLANNNLPPDIQKLRCRAFYQALRFAPGIEGLGKLLVERMRSYGPFIALHLRYEKDMLAFSGCTYGLSASEADELTTIREIIPYWKVKDIDPMQQRSKGYCPLTPKEVGIFLSALGYPSNTPIYIAAGDIYGGDSHMVDLESHFPILMSKLASADELEPFRPYAAQMAALDYIVSVESDVFVSSYLGNMARAVEGHRRFLGHRRTITPDRKALVHLFDKIERGSIKEGKKLSDMTSEIHKRRQGSPRKRKGPISGTRGKERFRSEEAFYENPLPDCLCRLESDVTSSQRP, encoded by the exons ATGCAGAGGCGCACGTTGAGGCCGAGCAGCGTGGCCGTCCTGCGGTCGGTGCTGATATGCGCCATCGCCACCGTCTCCCTGGTGGCGCTGCTGGACGTGCACGTTtccccctcctccacctcctcgccCTTCCTCGCTGCTTACACGCTCGCCAAG AGACATGAGATTGGGTATGGAAGTCGGCGTTCTGAGCTCGCATGGATGCAAGAAATGGCTCCTCCTCAACTCTCCAAGTCGCCCACCGCATTCCATCAG TGGGATGATACCAACCAGGAGGCGTCGCAGGAATCGGAGAAGCTGTGGAAGCCTCCATCAAATCATGGTGGTTTCGTGCCTTGCGTTAAACCCACCTCATCGTACTCAC CTCCTGGAGAGTCACGAGGATACCTGTTAGTGAGCACCAATGGTGGGCTGAACCAGATGAGAGCAGGA ATATCTGACATGGTAGCCATCGCACGGATTATAAATGCCACTCTTGTGATTCCAATACTTGATAAGAGCTCATTTTGGCAAGATTCAAG CAATTTTTCAGATGTCTTTGATGAAGATTATTTCATACATTCTTTGGCAAATGATGTGAAAATCATGAAGAAACTACCAAAGGAGTTTGCTGCAGCTACCAAATCTGTGAAATATTTCAAAAGCTGGTCTGGGATAGAATATTACCGTGACAAGATATCTCAATTATGGGATTATCATAAG GTCATTCGTGCCGCGAAATCAGATTCTCGTCTTGCTAACAACAATTTGCCCCCCGACATACAGAAGCTTCGTTGCCGGGCTTTCTATCAGGCTCTTCGTTTTGCCCCTGGCATCGAAGGACTAGGAAAA TTATTGGTTGAGAGAATGAGATCATATGGTCCATTTATTGCTCTACACTTGCGGTATGAGAAGGACATGCTTGCTTTTAGTGGTTGCACATATGGTCTGAGTGCTTCTGAAGCTGATGAGCTGACAACAATTAG AGAAATTATACCATATTGGAAGGTGAAAGATATTGACCCCATGCAACAGAGATCAAAGGGCTATTGTCCCCTTACACCAAAAGAGGTTGGAATTTTCCTCTCTGCTTTAGGATATCCATCAAATACCCCAATATACATTGCAGCAGGTGACATTTACGGAGGTGATTCTCATATGGTTGATCTGGAATCCCATTTTCCCATACTAATGAGCAAG TTAGCATCAGCAGATGAACTGGAACCATTCAGACCGTATGCAGCTCAAATGGCGGCGTTGGATTACATCGTCTCTGTGGAGAGTGATGTTTTCGTTTCATCGTACTTGGGAAACATGGCCAGGGCAGTCGAGGGCCACCGCCGTTTCTTGGGCCACAGAAGAACCATCACTCCTGATAG GAAGGCACTGGTTCATTTGTTTGATAAAATCGAGCGGGGATcgattaaagaaggaaaaaagctATCAGATATGACATCTGAAATCCATAAAAGACG ACAAGGGTCGCCTCGTAAGAGAAAAGGTCCCATCTCCGGAACCAGAGGAAAAGAGAGGTTTCGATCCGAGGAAGCGTTCTACGAGAACCCTCTTCCCGATTGTTTATGCCGGTTGGAATCAGATGTTACGAGTTCTCAGAGACCGTGA
- the LOC135607034 gene encoding homeobox-leucine zipper protein HOX4-like, with the protein MKRPIADLDSLMPICPSAQESGTYGGEFQPLMDGLEDEDDCGAAAAAAAAPGEKKRRLSVEQVRALERSFEVENKLEPERKLRLAQDLGLQPRQVAVWFQNRRARWKTKQLERDYTTLKASYEALRLDYDSLHRDKESLLAQIEELKAKLTGEESLSVTSVKEEPVVSEAETKAAASEEEPPALIYKDGSSDSDSSAVLNDAVLKDYDSRRRGMSSSQDAAPPATAELGSSTSSVPTSAPPHLAPDHHSRPTKGEGFLYHQHHHMLKMEEEEEFLGREEPFTSFFSDEQPPTLNWYYPDHWN; encoded by the exons ATGAAGAGGCCCATCGCGGACTTGGATTCGCTCATGCCGATCTGCCCATCTG CACAAGAGAGCGGCACGTACGGGGGGGAATTCCAGCCTTTGATGGATGGGCTGGAGGATGAGGACGACTGCGGCGccgctgcggcggcggcggcggcgccgggAGAGAAGAAGCGGCGGTTGAGCGTGGAGCAGGTGAGAGCCCTGGAGAGGAGCTTCGAGGTGGAGAACAAGCTGGAGCCGGAGCGCAAGCTTAGACTGGCCCAAGATCTGGGCCTCCAGCCGCGCCAGGTGGCGGTGTGGTTCCAGAACCGCCGCGCCCGGTGGAAGACCAAGCAGCTGGAGCGCGACTACACCACTCTCAAGGCCAGCTACGAAGCGCTCCGCCTCGACTACGATTCGCTCCACCGCGACAAGGAGTCTCTACTGGCCCAA ATCGAGGAGCTGAAGGCCAAGTTGACCGGAGAGGAGAGCCTGAGCGTCACCTCCGTGAAGGAAGAGCCGGTGGTGTCCGAGGCCGAGACCAAGGCCGCAGCCTCAGAGGAGGAGCCGCCGGCCCTGATCTACAAGGACGGGTCGTCGGACAGCGACTCCAGTGCCGTCCTCAACGACGCCGTCCTCAAAGACTACGACAGCCGTCGACGAGGGATGTCCTCATCGCAGGATGCGGCGCCACCGGCCACCGCAGAGCTCGGCAGCTCCACCTCCTCCGTGCCAACTTCTGCACCACCACATCTGGCCCCGGATCATCACTCGCGGCCCACCAAGGGAGAAGGCTTCCTGTATCACCAGCATCACCACATGTTaaagatggaagaagaagaagagttcctCGGCCGCGAGGAGCCCTTCACCAGTTTCTTCTCCGACGAGCAGCCTCCCACTCTCAACTGGTACTACCCCGATCACTGGAATTAG
- the LOC103977505 gene encoding histone H3.3 has protein sequence MARTKQTARKSTGGKAPRKQLATKAARKSAPTTGGVKKPHRYRPGTVALREIRKYQKSTELLIRKLPFQRLVREIAQDFKTDLRFQSHAVLALQEAAEAYLVGLFEDTNLCAIHAKRVTIMPKDIQLARRIRGERA, from the exons ATGGCTCGTACTAAGCAAACTGCTCGCAAGTCCACTGGAGGGAAGGCTCCAAGGAAACAACTTGCCACCAAG GCTGCTCGCAAATCAGCCCCTACCACTGGCGGAGTGAAGAAGCCCCACCGTTATCGGCCTGGGACTGTTGCATTACG TGAGATTCGGAAGTATCAGAAGAGTACAGAGCTTCTGATAAGGAAGTTGCCATTTCAGAGGCTTGTTAGAGAAATTGCCCAGGATTTTAAG ACTGATCTGCGATTCCAGAGCCATGCAGTGCTTGCTTTGCAAGAGGCTGCTGAAGCCTACCTGGTGGGTCTCTTTGAGGATACCAATTTGTGTGCCATCCATGCCAAGCGTGTGACCATAATGCCCAAGGATATCCAATTGGCCCGGAGGATCCGTGGTGAAAGGGCTTAA